The Alkalispirochaeta americana region CTCAACTCATGGTTGGTTGCTCTCAGTCAGTGCACCGCATCACTGCCGTGCGAGGGTGAATCTATCAGCTCCCACTACTGCGCGTCAACTGCTTTGCTCGCAGTTTGTGAAAAAAAATTACTTTCTGCGGATCCACGGGGCTCCAGGAGTCACAAAACCATGAAACATTCACAACCAGCACTCAGCGTTTTGGGATGAGCAAATCCTGGTCGGCAAAAATCACATCGGGATCTCTTATCCGGTTTTTGTCAGCGATCTCCAGAAACCGCCAGGGAGTTCCATAAAAACGCAGGGAAAGATCCCAGAGAGTATCACCCCAGCTAATTTGATACAGCGTGTCCTCCCGGACTGCCCCCCCCTCAGCCAGAGAGGGCTCGGCTTCTTTAGCCTCTTTTGCAGGTTCTACCCTGTCCTCCCGGGCTAGTGGCTCCTGTTCCCCTGAATGCTCTGGCTCCTGGAACGGGGCGGCTTCCTGTGGCGGATGCGGGTCAGGAGGCTGTTCTACCGGAGTTGGCTCCACGGCATCCCCCGCAGCAAACGAACGGAAAACCAGAGTAGCGGCGGCAAAAAGCAGGACAATCAGAAGCGCAAAGAGTAATACCAGAACAAGGCGCCCTGATCGATGCCCCGGGGACGGCTCCCAATGTCGGGGGTCTTCATCAAAACCGGAATCGTCTTCAGGCTCATCAAGAAAGTCGCGATCTCCTTCGGAAATTCGCTGATAGGGGCTGGAGTTTCGCCGATCCTCCAGGGGGATGACAAGACTTTGCATACCCCCCCCTTGACGATCTGTGGCAACCACGTGCAACACCCCTTCGTCGTCCAGGGTAAGCAAGAGGTCCAAATCGGGAGTTCCCTGCTTTTGAGGAGACAGATTGGTCAGCGCAACCGTACCAAGAAACTCCTCACTCTGAAGTTCGCTCTGCTCTTTGAAACCAGGATCTTGTTGCTCAAAAACACGGTAGAGAGATATTTCTGCGCGATCCTGCTCATCCCGAACTGTCGTGAGAACGAGTTTCTTCCGCACCGACCCTTGCCCGTCGAAAACGGGATAAAAACTCCGGTCTGCCAGTCGGACACCTATCATTGATCTGTTCACCCTTTAATGGTAGTCCAACAACATCGGTCCGACAAGCAAAAGCGAATGAATTTTCCCTCCCTTGAAGCCTTCCGTGCACTACCCCTTTGAACCGGCGGTCTCCTGGACGATCGTTCGCGGCCTTAGTTCCTGGGGCGAAAACATGCAGGCGCTTTGCTGGCCATCCCGCCGCTCGATCAGACGGTGACCGCAGGAGAGGCACTCAGGCTGGGCGTAGGGACAACGTGGCGTGAAACGGCATCCTTCAGGAAGATTGATCTGATCGGGCACAGCATCGTCTACAGTCACCTCTTCGCGCTGATAATCAGGGTCTGCCACAGGGACCGAGGAGACAAGCACTTGCGTATAGGGGTGCTGGGGATGAGCGATAACATCCTCAGCTTTACCGATCTCCACAATCTTGCCCAAATACATTACGGCGATTCTGTCGCAAAGATATTTGATTGTTGCAAGATCGTGAGAGACATAGATCATCGTCAGACCCATTTCATCCCGCAGTCGCTTGAGAAGGTTGAGAATATCCGCCCGAATCGAGACATCCAGCATTGAAACAGGCTCATCAGCAATCAGCACTTTGGGACGAAGAACGATACCTCGGGCGATTGCCACCCGTTGGCGCTGGCCTCCTGACATCTCATGGGGGAATCGGTCAAGGTAATGCTCTGCAGGCTTGAGACCGGCGATGGTAAGACACTCGCTTACCCGGCGGGCAATCTCCTGTTTGTCTTTGAGCCCGTGGATGCGAAGTGGCTCGGCAATGGTCTCGAACACGGTAAAACGCGGGTTCAGCGTTTCATAGGGATCCTGAAAGATCATCTGTACTTCCCGGCGAAACCGTTTCCGATCCTTTCGAGAGGAAGCTTCCAGAGGGTGCCCGTCGACTGTTATCTCCCCCGATGTTACCTCCTGAAGCCGCACAATGATCTCGCCCGTAGTGGTTTTACCCGACCCACTCTCGCCAGCAAGTCCAAGAATTTCGCCAGGAGCTATATCCAGAGACACGTCATCCACGGCCCGCACCACCTGATGGTCCTGCCGGAAAATATCCTTGATGCCCCGCCGAAGGGGATAATGCTTACTCAAGTTTGCAATCGAAATCATCGGCGTGGCGCTCATATGCCGGCCCCCTTCATTTCTTCGCTGGTCTCCTCCTGCAGGATCTGCTCCTCAATCCTTGCTCGGACAGATTCCCAGGTATCCCGTTTTTTTGCTTCCCGGCGGAAGGATTCTACCTTATCGGTATACCAACAGGCCGAATAATGATTCTCCTTGACCTCCTCAAGAGGAGGCTCCTCAAGACTGCATCTTTCAGTTGCAAAAGGACATCGCACATGAAACCGGCAGCCCTGCTGTGGCTCCGAGAGGTTGGGCGGGGAGCCAGGAATCGCCACCAGCTCCTCCTGTCCGATCTCGGTGATACTGGGAAAGGCATTCTGCAACCCCAGGGAATAGGGATGGTAGGGGGCGCGGAAAAAACTGTTCGTATCGGCGATCTCCATCACTCGCCCCCCATACATCACCATGATTGTCTCGCAGACCTCACTCACTACAGAGATATCGTGGGTGATGAAGATCATGGAACTGGAGATTTCTTTGTGTATTTTCTGGATGCGCTGGAGAATTCTCCCCTGAACGACCACATCGAGAGCGGTGGTAGGCTCATCGGCGATGATTATATCCGGCTCAAGGGAAAGGGCCATGGCGATGATCGCCCGTTGCTTCATTCCTCCGGAAAGCTGATGAGGAAAGCTCTTGAGACGTTTTTCCTCCAGGCCAACCATGGAAAAAACTTCAACCGCCCGGGCGAAGGCTTCCTTTTCGGTCATTCGTGAGTGGGTTCGAATAGCCTCGATGATCTGCGTCCCCACGGTGTAGACAGGATTCAGGGAGTTCATGGCACTCTGCGAGACCAAGGCGATGCGCTTCTGACGCATCTTCCTCATCTCTTCCGGGTTCTTCCCTACCAGATCTTCTCCGTCAAACAGTACGTGCCCTGCAGAAATTCTTCCGTTTTTGGGCAAAAGCTGCAACAAGGCCTTCGCTATCGTGCTCTTTCCGCACCCCGACTCACCGACAATCCCCAGGCTCTCGGCCCGTTTCAGGGTAAAGGAAACATCTTCGACAGCCCGAAGCACTCCCCCCTGAATCTTGTACTCAACACTGAGATTCTGAACATCCAACATTCTCATCGTTTCCTTAATCGCGGATCTACTACGGCCTCCAGGGACCGCGCTACAAAGAAGATCGAGAGCAGAAGAAACACAATTGCCATCCCGGGAGGGATCGTCCACCACCAGGCCTGGCGGGAATAACCCGAGATAAAATTGATGTGGAGAATTTGCCCCCAACTTGTCACCCGGGGATCTCCAAACCCGAGAAAAGAGACGCTCGCCTCTGCCATGATCGCCCAGTTAACCATGAAGGCCATCTCCAACAACACCAGAGGAATAACATTGGGAAGAATATACCGAACCATGATGCGCAGATGACCGGCCCCTGCAACACGAGCTGCTTTGATGTAGGGCCTCTGGGCGATGGAAAGGACTTGTGAACGCACAATCCGTGCTACCGTTCGCCAGGACAGAAGCGAAACCGCAAGTATGATATTCCATATACTGGGCTGCAACACCGCTGCAAGAACAATTACAAAGGGAATAAATGGAATCGCATAGAAAAAATCGACTACTCTCATAAGAAGCGAGTCAATCCACCCTCCAAAATACCCCGCAATAATTCCTATGACAGAGCCCACGATTGTTACCAGCAAGGCAGCCAGAAACCCTACCATCAAGGCAGTTCTGGTACCCAGAATCACCTGGCTAAAAATATCCCGCCCCACATCGGTGGTCCCGAAAGGGTGGTCCCAGGAAGGGCTCTCAAGACGGCGAATGCCGCCCTCCTCGTGGTAATGTCGATCCCGGGGACCATGAGGAGCCAATTGCTCCGAAAAAACCCCCACAAACACAAAGGCCATCAGGAGCACAACTCCAAACAGAGCCAGCTTGTCCTGCTTCAGGTTTGACAGAAACACATAAAGGGAACTTTGCTTGTTAATATGCCGTGTTAACATTTTCATTGCCTTCACATCCTTTTCATCGGTAGGTGATCCGCGGATCCAGGAAGGCGTATACCACATCCGCCACAAGGTTCATGAACATCATGATCGCTGAGATGATGATGAAAATTCCCTGTGCCAGGGGATAGTCCGAACGGGTTACGGCCTGCACGATCTCTCGTCCCAAACCGGGCCAACTGAATACAACCTCAATGAGAACCTGACCGCCTATGGCGGCGCCAATAAAGAGCGCGCCCGCTGTAACAACTGGAAGCAGAGCATTTCGGGCTGCATGATGATAGAGGATTCGCCGCTCGGGAAGCCCCTTGGCACGAGCCATCTCGATATAGTCTTCAGACATGACTTCCAGCATGCTGTTCCGCATGATCAGAAGAGGGGTAGCAAGAAAGTAAAGACCTGCCACAATCGAAGGCAGAATCAGGTGCCGCAGAAAGTCGCGGTTTACAAAGATTTCAAAAAACGTATCACCCGTGTATCCCGTGGATCGCATCCCCTGAGCAGGAAACCATCCCAGCATAACAGAAAAAACCATTATCGCCATCAGGCCAATCCAAAATGTAGGCGCTGAACGAAAGATCAGACTGAAGGTAACGCCGACAGACTCCAGAGGAGACCCCCGATGCCACGCCATCCAGGCACCTCCGAGGACACCAGCCAGGTAGGCCACCAGCATGGCGCTCAACATCAGTATCAGCGTCGCCGGCATTCGGGAACCAATCACGCGAAGGACCGGTCGATTATAAAAAAAGGAATTCCCGAAATCAAGACGAACCAGATCTTTCATGAAAATCTGGTACTGAGTCCACAAGCTTTCATGCAACCCATATCGTTCAAGGAGAGCCTGCCTCGCCTCGCGAGGTATGGAGGGATCCACCATGGACGCTGTGGGATCGCCGGGCATTGTACGGAACATAAGAAAGATCATGGTTGCAATAAGGAAGAGCATGATCACCATGACCATCAATCGTTTTGCTATATAGGGTAGCACAGAGTTTTATCTCCTTTATGAATGGAATGGGGCCGGCTTACACCGGCCCCAACGCCCGTTTCTCCAGGACACCTGCTCAGCGAGGCATCCGGAGGCGGCCGGTGCTATCCCAGGTAAACCCTGCCTCGGCAAGAAGTTCCCGAGCCTTCTCAGGATCGTAGGTGTCGTAGATCGGCACTTCGGGATTGTGCCAGAACTTGTTGGCAGCGTTAATGACCAAACCACCACCGCCTCGGCTTCCATACCCCTCAAGGAGGACATCCAGGGCGTAGTCATAATCCACCAGGTAGGTCAGGGCCCGGCGAAAATCGACATTGTTAAAGGGAGGGCGATTATTATTCAGACCGATGTAGAAGAAACCAATGTCCGGCGCCTCGGTCAGCTCAAGATGACTGAACCGTCCGCCTTCGTTGCTCTTGATCTGATTGATATGGGCAGGAATCAGATCGTAGGAGATCACATCAACATTCTTCAGTTCCAGATCCGAGAGAACGCCTTCCGGGGAGGCATAAATCTTGAAGATATAACCATCAATGTTCACAGGGAAGAAGTAGTCGGCAAACCGTTCGGTGACCAGCTCTTCGCCGGGACGAAAGCGGACAAAGCTGAAAGGACCGCTACCAACGGGATGGGCGTTTTCGTACTGTGTGACATCGCCCACATTCTGCCAGATGTGCTTGGGAACGATGGGAATCTGGGTGAGTGTGGTTGTGATGAACGGCGCATAAGGGGCATTCAGAACAAACCTGACGGTATTTGCATCGCGAGCCTCAACGGACTCGATCGGATTGGTAAACGATGCGAAGTAGCTGTCGGGGAGGTCCATCCAGGTCTGATAGCTCCAGACCACGTCGTCTACCGTTACAGGCTCTCCATCGTGGAAACTCATTCCACTTCGGATCGTGACATCCACAACAGTGTCTTCCACGATCTCCCACCCCGTGGCGGCCCAGGGCTCGGGCTCAACCTGGGGACTCAGCCGGACCAGTTTGTCGTAGATGAGCCGGAGATTTCGCCAATCGTAGACGCTGCGGGCAGCGAAGGGGTTCAAGTTGGTAATGTTGATGTTGCTGGCAACCACGGGAACGGTGTGATCCTGCGAGAGGGGCTCCATCACCAGAGGGCTCCACTCATTGAACAGCCCCTCACCGGACATATTCACCATGTTGGTAAAGCGCGTCTTATCGTAGGTCTGGACGTTGGCCCGCGAATAGAGAGTTATGCGAGGAACTTCCTCGGCCAATATCCGCTGCGCCCGCCAGACGATCTCGCGCCGAGCCTCTACGTCCATCTCCTGGCGCTGGGCATCGGCGAGGATATCAAACTCGGAGTTCGAAAAACGGCAGGTGTTGTTTCCTCCGGCAACGGCGTTATCAGAATGGTTGATAGAGTGAATAAACATATCAGGATCAAGCCGCTCCACCCGGCCAGACCAGCCGATCGTGTAGGCATCGTAGTCCATATCCTCTCCGTAGAGGACATCGAGAAGAACAGAAAAATCTGTGGGCCGAGCCTCCAGGGTTACCCCGATCTTTGCAAGCTCCTCGGCAAGCTCCTGGGCCATCTCGTAATTGACCCTGTTCGCCTCGGGGAGGGAACTGAGGACCACCAGATTCGGAACCGGCGCTCCCATATCCTCGTCAGCTATATCGGCTCGACCACCACAGGACACAAAAAGCATCATGATCGATGCCGCCAGGCAGGCCAAGGTCATGCGGAAAATATGCATTTTACCCATCAATTCACTCCTTTTCGAAATTGCTAATCAATATTTATAGAGAAAAATGGATATAGCCGCAAGCAAGAAGGCCTTTTTTTCCGATATTTTTTGACGCATTAAAGCAGTCGACAACCGACAAGGGGAAACATTTGTATTTTTGGGAAAAATCACTCTACTTAGAAGGCTTCGAGAGAGATTTCATGTTCCAGAATAAAACAAATTCCTTTTAAGGGCACCCATATCCACTCGGGTCGATTATCGAGTTCGTAATCCACTTCGTAGACTGCTTTTTCGAGCATGTGAACCTTCAGAAGGAGCTGAAGATCACACCAGTTTTCCGGCACCACGCCCGCCCCCCGAACCTCCTTCAGATAGGCCTCCAGAAAAACGACCTGAGTCCTTGCGTACCAGTACTCAACCCAGGAATTCAAAGCCCCGGGGGACTCGGGATTCGCTGAGGAAACCTGACGATATCCGAGCGACCCGGCGTAGTGAAAAGACCGGAGCATTCCCGCCACGTCTCGAAGGGCCAAAGCGGTTTGTCGCCTCTCCTGAAGCGGGCGGGCCGGCTCTCCTTCAAAATCGGTAAGGACAAAATCAGAACCGGTGAAAAGCACCTGTCCCAGATGATAATCACCGTGCAGGCGAATCTTCCAGATCGTTTCGGACCGACCGGCCCACTCGGAGAGACACCCGGAAAGAAACAAAAGAAGGGTCTCTTCCTTTCCGACAAACTCTTCAGCCAAAGGAACCATCCCATCGGGGAACGAGGCTAGTTGTTCCCTGACCCGCCCAAAAACCCGGCGAGTCATCGCCTGGAGAGAAGAAACAAGTGAGCGCTGGCAATCAACCGTAAAAAGTTCCGCCCCGAAAGCTTCACTATCAGGGCAGTCGGCCCCCTGAAGCAGGGCTCGGTGCAATTCACCCGTACGGCGCGCGAGAAGCGCAATTTTTTCCAGAAACTCTTTCCCTCGCCCCCCCGAGACAGAAAAAAAAGCCTCCCCAACCTCTCCGACAGAGCCTGCGCTCGCGTCGTCCATGGAAGGAGACTGCTGAAGAAGATGCAGAAAGAAGGCAGCACTTTCTCTCGTGGCGTACTCCCAGCCATCGCCCCTGTTCGGGACATACTCCACCAGGAGGCCCAGGGCAGCGCTCTCTCCTCCGGGGAAGCGATAATCAAGACTACCCAAATATTGCGGAACCCGACACGCTGCTGACCTACTGGCAAGACTGTTTCTTGCAAGGTGTCGAAGAATCTCGACCTCCGGATTTTCTCCCGACTCAAGAGACCGATAGATCTTGAGAAAGGCCTTTTCCCGATACAAGAGGGCCGAGTTGGACTGCTCGCCCCGAAGAAGCCGTGCAGGCAGAAACGCTTCAGGGAGTTCTCCCCGGAGCGAACCTGCGGGAGCGGCCTCAATCGCCCCTGCAGCTCCCCGGAGAACAGCACCGGAGATGAGGGACGTCAAGAGGAGCTCCTGGACTTCGGGGCAGCAGAGGCCATCGAAGCAAACCCCCTCTGCGTCATGAAACCGCACAGGAGCTACAATCCCCAGAGGATAGTCTTTCTGAATTTCTCGGGCTTCATCCCCCAGGGCCAGGGCCAGGGGCACGAAATAGAATACGTCCCGACCATCGATGAAGAAGAGCTGAACCACCAGAAGCCAGGTAGTTGTCTCTCCTGTTTTGCTGAGCACCGTGTCCACGATCGCCAGACTCTTTACATGGCGGGCTTTGTCCCGAAACCAGCGACTTTGCTGCAGATACGGCAGAAGAAACACAGCTTCCAGCGGATGCCGCAGTTCATCAGCAAAGCTATCCCACTGTCTCCGGGAGAGGACAATCCCTTTTTTGTTCATCGGACCATGGCTCATCGAAGACAATCTCCTGAAAGCGCAATCTTCCGGCCTGCCCCGGAACAAGTTGCCAGGCACGTTTCATTACGCACCGATGTATCAGCTCTCAATCTATCCGCCTATCACCGGTCAAGGCATCACCTGTCAATGACAAAGAGATGAACCGGCGAAAGATCGGGGTCCAATTCCAGATAGTTCCAGTAGTCATGCCACGTCCAGGAATGACCGCTCAGAAGATCCCTCACAACAAAGGGCTGATGTGGATGCGGCCCTACAGCGGGCAGGGAGAACTCTACCTTCCCCGATTGGATCCGGGAATAATCCATGTTTACACACACCAGGATAATGTTGTCGCCATCGTCATCGGTCTTGCTGTAGCAAAGCAGGTGAGGATTGGTTACGGCATGAAACCGCAGGTTCCTGTTGCTTTGAAGAGCCGGGTTTTTTCGCCGGACCTCGTTTACCCGGGCGATAAGGGGCGCGATGGACCGGGGATCTTGCCGGTTCCAGGCGCGAATCTCGTACTTCTCGGAGTTCAGGTACTCTTCGCTCCCGGGTCGGACCGGTTTGTGCTCAAGCAACTCGTAGGCGGGTCCGTAGATTCCATAGTTTGAACTCAGGGTTGCTGCCAGGACCAGGCGCGCTATAAAAGCCGCAGGTTTTCCCGACTGGAGATCTTCATGAAGGATATCGGGAGTATTGGGCCAGAAGTTTGGCCGAAAGAACTCCCGCGGCTTTTCACGGGTAAGCTCTGTCAGGTACTGGCGCAACTCTTCGGGACTGTTTCGCCAGGTAAAGTACGTATAGGATTGCGTGAAACCACCCTTGGCCAAGCGGTACATGCGCTTGGGACGCGTGAACGCTTCGGCCAGAAAGATTACTTCGGGACAGTTCTCGTGAACCCGCTCAATGAGCCATTCCCAAAAGGGAAAAGATTTTGTGTGGGGGTTATCAACCCGAAAAACCCGAACGCCACAATCGATCCAATAAAGAAAGACCTGGAGCAACTCATTCCAGAGAGCTTCCCAATCGTCGGTTTCGAAATCAAGAGGATAAATATCTTCATATTTTTTGGGGGGATTTTCAGCATATTGGATTGAACCGTCAGGACGATGGACAAACCATTGGGGGTGCTCCTTAACCCAGGGATGATCGGGGGAACACTGAAAGGCGATATCCAGGGCTATTTCCATCTGATAGGTTTTCGCGGCTTCGACCAGGGCAAGGAAATCTTCCTTGCTCCCCAGGCGAAGATGAAGCGCCGTATGACCACCTTCGGCGGAGCCGATCGCCCAGGGAGAACCGGGATCACCAGGTGCCGCCTGGGTGGTGTTGTTGCGGCCCTTTCGTTTTTCCTGTCCGATGGGGTGTACAGGAGGAAGATAGAGTATATCAAAACCCATCCGGGCAATTTCCGGAAGCAAAGCGATAACATCCTGAAAGGTTCCATGAGAGAAGACCTGATCGCTCCCGGCGCGCCCCCCTGAGCCGGCTGCTACACCGGCAGAACGAGGAAACAGCTCGTACCAGGCACTGAAACCGGCTCGTTCACGGTCTACCCATACCCGAAGAGGTTCCTTCAAGTCGGTCTTGTGCGAGAGATCCGGGTATCGATCGACCAGTTCCTCGGCCGCTTTATCCAGGGCCGCCGCAACACGGCGGTCAAGAGATTGGCCTTGCTCAGCCAGCGTCCTGGCCAGATTTTCCAGACGCTCAACGTCCTTTCCCCGGGCTCGCTTTGCGGCAGCACGCACCAGGGCTGCGCCGATCTCGAGATCAGTGTTGTCAGCCACGGCTGCATCGTGTTTTTTGCGGAGCCCCTCACGCCAGGTCTGGCTGTGATCAACCCAGGCGCGAAGGGTGTACTCCCAGTAGCCCAGGGAATCCACGGTGAAGCACCCTCTCCACAGGTCGTTTCCTGCCGGTTTGAGCGGTATCTCCCGCCAGCTCCTGGCCTTTTTTGGTCGAACCAGAAGAGATGCCCGCAGGAGGTCATGGCCATCGGCAAGAATATCGGCCTCTACCTGGACCGATTCTCCCACGACCCGCTTTATCGGGAAGGCTCCTCCGTCAAGAGAGGGTTCCACCCGGTCAATCACAACTCGTCTTTGTCCAACCAGATTGAGTTTCTGCTTCATGATGCCTTCCATAGTATCAGAAGAGACCCGGGGCGCAAAGAAGATTTTCCTTCCCCCAAGATCGCAAGACTTCAGGATGAAAAAAGGGACGATAAGTTTGACAGAGACCTGTCGGAACCCTATACTCAGACCGAAAATTTCTGCCCCGGGAGGACGCGATGCACACTTTTTTGCCCTACGCCTATTTGAAGGGATCTTTCGTTGAGTTTGAGAAGGCGACGCTCTCGGTGGCAACCCATGCCCTTCACTATGGAACTGCAGCCTTCGGCGGCATGAGAGGGATTCCCGATCCTCAAAACTCCCGCCAGATTCTTCTTTTTCGGGCAGACCGCCATGCACAAAGACTCAGCAAAAGCGCCCGGTTTCTCAAATATGATCTCGCCCCTGAGGAAATCCTGAAAACCCTCGAGTCCTTCGTGCGAAAAAACGCTCCCACGACCCCCTTCTATCTCCGCCCGCTGGTGTACACCTCGGATCTGGGAATATCACCGCGCCTTCACAATGTAGAAAAGGACCTCCTGGTCTACGGCATCGAGCTGGGCGACTATCTCTCGCCGGAGGGCGTTTCCTGCCGGATCAGCTCCTGGTATCGTCAGGAAGACCGAAGTTTTCCCCTGCGAGGCAAGATCAGCGGAGGCTACATTACCTCCTCCATGGCAAAGACGGAGGCTGTTGAGAGTGGGTTTGACGAGGCAATCATGATGAACTCCCAGGGGAAGGTCTGCGAGGCCTCAGGGATGAATATCTTCATTGTCCGGGATGGATCGATTGTAACGCCCGGCGTGGATCAGGATATTCTGGAAGGAATCACTCGGGACTCGGTGATTACCGTGGCCCGCGATCTGGGGTACCAGGTGATTGAACGCCCCCTGGACAAATCGGAGCTCCTCATCGCTGATGAGGTCTTCCTGAGCGGCACCGCTGCAAAAGTAACGCCCGTGAAGCAGATCGAAAACTACCCGCTTCCGAAAGAACGGCCCGTCACGGAGGCTTTGAAAAAGATGATCACCTCCATCACCGAGAACCGGGAACCGCGCTACAACTCCTGGGTTCACCCGGTGTCGCTGGATTAAAATGCCCGGGCCTGCTCATCGAGATACCTGGCCCGGCCGTATTTGACGATTGCCGTTGCATTGATGAATTGCCTGATGGCTGACTGGAAGGCCATCAGGCTGGACAACACCGCTGCACCAGGCACTAAGCCGATCCAGCAAGCTTTCGCAATAACCGATGGACCTCTTCCACGCCATCGATGGAATAGAGCGCATCTGTAGCCCCCACTCCGACTTTTATTGAGACAGAACCCTCGGGCAACGCAGCAAACATATACTCATCGGTTGCGTCATCACCAATGGCGATGATCAAGTCCCAGGGTCCCTGCTCGGCAAAGTGGTGCACGACCCGTCCCTTGTGTATGTTCGCAGGCTTTACTTCAAGGACCCGGTTCCCGTCGAGGACAGAGAGCTCCAGGTTATTCGTAAGAGAGATGAGGGTCTCCCGCAATTCAGCCAAACGTACATTCGCCAGTTCCGGCTCGCTGTTTCGGTAGTGCCAGGCCAGGGAAAAGTCTTTCTCTTCCAGGAACGATCCTGGTGTCCGATCGACCATGCGTTCCATGATGGGCGTAACCATCTCTTTCCAGACAGGAACCTGGACCGTTGCAGCTTGCCACTCTTTTCCGGGATCTCGTATCCACGCTCCATGGCCAGCCCCCAGGGCCAGAGAATCA contains the following coding sequences:
- a CDS encoding LysM peptidoglycan-binding domain-containing protein; translation: MIGVRLADRSFYPVFDGQGSVRKKLVLTTVRDEQDRAEISLYRVFEQQDPGFKEQSELQSEEFLGTVALTNLSPQKQGTPDLDLLLTLDDEGVLHVVATDRQGGGMQSLVIPLEDRRNSSPYQRISEGDRDFLDEPEDDSGFDEDPRHWEPSPGHRSGRLVLVLLFALLIVLLFAAATLVFRSFAAGDAVEPTPVEQPPDPHPPQEAAPFQEPEHSGEQEPLAREDRVEPAKEAKEAEPSLAEGGAVREDTLYQISWGDTLWDLSLRFYGTPWRFLEIADKNRIRDPDVIFADQDLLIPKR
- a CDS encoding ABC transporter ATP-binding protein, whose translation is MISIANLSKHYPLRRGIKDIFRQDHQVVRAVDDVSLDIAPGEILGLAGESGSGKTTTGEIIVRLQEVTSGEITVDGHPLEASSRKDRKRFRREVQMIFQDPYETLNPRFTVFETIAEPLRIHGLKDKQEIARRVSECLTIAGLKPAEHYLDRFPHEMSGGQRQRVAIARGIVLRPKVLIADEPVSMLDVSIRADILNLLKRLRDEMGLTMIYVSHDLATIKYLCDRIAVMYLGKIVEIGKAEDVIAHPQHPYTQVLVSSVPVADPDYQREEVTVDDAVPDQINLPEGCRFTPRCPYAQPECLSCGHRLIERRDGQQSACMFSPQELRPRTIVQETAGSKG
- a CDS encoding ABC transporter ATP-binding protein — translated: MRMLDVQNLSVEYKIQGGVLRAVEDVSFTLKRAESLGIVGESGCGKSTIAKALLQLLPKNGRISAGHVLFDGEDLVGKNPEEMRKMRQKRIALVSQSAMNSLNPVYTVGTQIIEAIRTHSRMTEKEAFARAVEVFSMVGLEEKRLKSFPHQLSGGMKQRAIIAMALSLEPDIIIADEPTTALDVVVQGRILQRIQKIHKEISSSMIFITHDISVVSEVCETIMVMYGGRVMEIADTNSFFRAPYHPYSLGLQNAFPSITEIGQEELVAIPGSPPNLSEPQQGCRFHVRCPFATERCSLEEPPLEEVKENHYSACWYTDKVESFRREAKKRDTWESVRARIEEQILQEETSEEMKGAGI
- a CDS encoding ABC transporter permease, producing the protein MKMLTRHINKQSSLYVFLSNLKQDKLALFGVVLLMAFVFVGVFSEQLAPHGPRDRHYHEEGGIRRLESPSWDHPFGTTDVGRDIFSQVILGTRTALMVGFLAALLVTIVGSVIGIIAGYFGGWIDSLLMRVVDFFYAIPFIPFVIVLAAVLQPSIWNIILAVSLLSWRTVARIVRSQVLSIAQRPYIKAARVAGAGHLRIMVRYILPNVIPLVLLEMAFMVNWAIMAEASVSFLGFGDPRVTSWGQILHINFISGYSRQAWWWTIPPGMAIVFLLLSIFFVARSLEAVVDPRLRKR
- a CDS encoding ABC transporter permease encodes the protein MLPYIAKRLMVMVIMLFLIATMIFLMFRTMPGDPTASMVDPSIPREARQALLERYGLHESLWTQYQIFMKDLVRLDFGNSFFYNRPVLRVIGSRMPATLILMLSAMLVAYLAGVLGGAWMAWHRGSPLESVGVTFSLIFRSAPTFWIGLMAIMVFSVMLGWFPAQGMRSTGYTGDTFFEIFVNRDFLRHLILPSIVAGLYFLATPLLIMRNSMLEVMSEDYIEMARAKGLPERRILYHHAARNALLPVVTAGALFIGAAIGGQVLIEVVFSWPGLGREIVQAVTRSDYPLAQGIFIIISAIMMFMNLVADVVYAFLDPRITYR
- a CDS encoding ABC transporter substrate-binding protein translates to MGKMHIFRMTLACLAASIMMLFVSCGGRADIADEDMGAPVPNLVVLSSLPEANRVNYEMAQELAEELAKIGVTLEARPTDFSVLLDVLYGEDMDYDAYTIGWSGRVERLDPDMFIHSINHSDNAVAGGNNTCRFSNSEFDILADAQRQEMDVEARREIVWRAQRILAEEVPRITLYSRANVQTYDKTRFTNMVNMSGEGLFNEWSPLVMEPLSQDHTVPVVASNINITNLNPFAARSVYDWRNLRLIYDKLVRLSPQVEPEPWAATGWEIVEDTVVDVTIRSGMSFHDGEPVTVDDVVWSYQTWMDLPDSYFASFTNPIESVEARDANTVRFVLNAPYAPFITTTLTQIPIVPKHIWQNVGDVTQYENAHPVGSGPFSFVRFRPGEELVTERFADYFFPVNIDGYIFKIYASPEGVLSDLELKNVDVISYDLIPAHINQIKSNEGGRFSHLELTEAPDIGFFYIGLNNNRPPFNNVDFRRALTYLVDYDYALDVLLEGYGSRGGGGLVINAANKFWHNPEVPIYDTYDPEKARELLAEAGFTWDSTGRLRMPR
- a CDS encoding alpha-1,4-glucan--maltose-1-phosphate maltosyltransferase gives rise to the protein MKQKLNLVGQRRVVIDRVEPSLDGGAFPIKRVVGESVQVEADILADGHDLLRASLLVRPKKARSWREIPLKPAGNDLWRGCFTVDSLGYWEYTLRAWVDHSQTWREGLRKKHDAAVADNTDLEIGAALVRAAAKRARGKDVERLENLARTLAEQGQSLDRRVAAALDKAAEELVDRYPDLSHKTDLKEPLRVWVDRERAGFSAWYELFPRSAGVAAGSGGRAGSDQVFSHGTFQDVIALLPEIARMGFDILYLPPVHPIGQEKRKGRNNTTQAAPGDPGSPWAIGSAEGGHTALHLRLGSKEDFLALVEAAKTYQMEIALDIAFQCSPDHPWVKEHPQWFVHRPDGSIQYAENPPKKYEDIYPLDFETDDWEALWNELLQVFLYWIDCGVRVFRVDNPHTKSFPFWEWLIERVHENCPEVIFLAEAFTRPKRMYRLAKGGFTQSYTYFTWRNSPEELRQYLTELTREKPREFFRPNFWPNTPDILHEDLQSGKPAAFIARLVLAATLSSNYGIYGPAYELLEHKPVRPGSEEYLNSEKYEIRAWNRQDPRSIAPLIARVNEVRRKNPALQSNRNLRFHAVTNPHLLCYSKTDDDGDNIILVCVNMDYSRIQSGKVEFSLPAVGPHPHQPFVVRDLLSGHSWTWHDYWNYLELDPDLSPVHLFVIDR